A window of Pullulanibacillus sp. KACC 23026 genomic DNA:
TGTACGCGTTGGCAGTTCGGGGACAACCTCTCAATTTTTGCTAGGTTTGGGGGCTTTATCAATCGGAGGTCCGCTTACGTACGACGGCCACAAAGCTTTAAAGGCACGTCCTATGGGACCTTTGTTAAAGGCGTTATCGGACATGGGGGTTGATTTAACGTCTACGAATGACCGACTTCCCGTTACGGTAAATCCTGGTCTTCCAAAAGGCGGCCATATTCAAATTCAAGGGACACTAAGCCAATGGATATCTGGACTCTTAATCCTAGCCCCTTTTGCATCAGAGGATACCGTCATCGAAGCGCTTCCGCCATTGAATGAAAAGACATATATCAACTTGACCATTGACATGATGGCACAATTTGGCGTTAACGTCATTGAACATGAAAATGGTCGGATGTGGACGGTTCCGGCCAATCAAACGTATAAGCCAACTGATCTTACGCTTGAACCGGATCTTTCTTCAGCGGCTTTTCTCTTTGTCTTAGCGTCCCTGCATCCATGTGATCTCACTCTAGAAGGTATTTCCGAAGCAGGCTCACACCCAGAGGGGAAAATTTTAGAGATTGTCCAACAAATGGGACTTCCAGTAGAGGTAGATAAAGAGAACGATGCACTCAGAATGAGACATGATGGTTTCCGTCCAAAAGGCGGGCTCGAAATTGACATGAAAGATATTCCAGATTTAATTCCAGCCTTAAGTGTTCTCGCATCCCTTTCAGAAGGACAAACCATTTTGAAAAATATTGGACCTGGACGTTTAAAAGAATCCAATCGTGTGAAAGCTATGCTCCAACTCAATAAAATGGGAGGGGATGTTAAAGAAGTGGGTGACGACCTCATTATTAATGGTGTTCCGTCCCTTCACGCTGCTTCCATTTCTTCTTTTAATGATCACCGTGTTGAAATGGCCTTTGCCCTTGCAGCCACTCGTGCGGAAGGAACAAGCGATCTTACCTTCCCTAATGCTTATAAAATTTCTTATCCAGAATTCTTAGACC
This region includes:
- the aroA gene encoding 3-phosphoshikimate 1-carboxyvinyltransferase, which gives rise to MGRLYVNKYEKKVSGTLQVPSSKYHLHRALIFGSLAKGTTKIKGKSMALHIKDSLNSLKDLNVEVKVTKDGYIVNGGQYTPRNGTVRVGSSGTTSQFLLGLGALSIGGPLTYDGHKALKARPMGPLLKALSDMGVDLTSTNDRLPVTVNPGLPKGGHIQIQGTLSQWISGLLILAPFASEDTVIEALPPLNEKTYINLTIDMMAQFGVNVIEHENGRMWTVPANQTYKPTDLTLEPDLSSAAFLFVLASLHPCDLTLEGISEAGSHPEGKILEIVQQMGLPVEVDKENDALRMRHDGFRPKGGLEIDMKDIPDLIPALSVLASLSEGQTILKNIGPGRLKESNRVKAMLQLNKMGGDVKEVGDDLIINGVPSLHAASISSFNDHRVEMAFALAATRAEGTSDLTFPNAYKISYPEFLDQMNELGLDMKIEPLKVAKQKEAILA